The following proteins are co-located in the Polymorphospora rubra genome:
- a CDS encoding LacI family DNA-binding transcriptional regulator, producing MDTGMAGPDGLKPTLRDVARAAGVHLATASRALSDSKTRPVNPRTAALVRRAAAEIGYVPDQVARSLRTHRTPAIGVLIPDMSNPVMPPLVRGAEQVLAQHGYTTLFADTDNDPAAETQRLGMLLSWRVAGLILATARRDQPLAPELAQSKVPVVLMSRKLDATPVPSATVDESVGIAQALDHLIGLGHRRIAYLGVPLWTSAGHERWAAFRDVTRARGLAQPEHHVVVGEGYSEHDGEAALARLLAGDDPPTAVLAGNDMMALGCYAAIRRAGLTCPRDVSVVGYNDMPLTDRVEPPLTTVRVPYFDVGRQAAGLLIEALTVADSTDRSVRLTPRLVVRASTTTSPR from the coding sequence ATGGACACCGGGATGGCCGGCCCCGACGGGCTCAAACCGACCCTGCGCGACGTCGCGCGGGCCGCCGGTGTGCACCTGGCCACCGCGTCCCGCGCGCTGAGCGACTCCAAGACCCGGCCGGTCAACCCGCGCACGGCCGCGCTGGTGCGCCGCGCCGCGGCCGAGATCGGGTACGTCCCCGACCAGGTCGCCCGCAGCCTGCGTACGCATCGCACGCCGGCCATCGGGGTGCTCATCCCGGACATGTCCAACCCGGTGATGCCGCCGCTGGTGCGCGGTGCCGAGCAGGTCCTCGCCCAGCACGGCTACACCACGCTGTTCGCCGACACCGACAACGACCCGGCCGCCGAGACCCAGCGCCTGGGCATGCTGCTCTCCTGGCGGGTCGCCGGTCTGATCCTGGCGACCGCCCGGCGCGACCAGCCGCTCGCGCCGGAACTGGCCCAGTCGAAGGTGCCGGTGGTGCTGATGTCCCGCAAGCTCGACGCCACCCCGGTGCCGTCGGCGACGGTGGACGAGTCGGTCGGCATCGCCCAGGCCCTCGACCATCTCATCGGTCTCGGGCACCGCCGGATCGCCTACCTCGGCGTTCCACTGTGGACATCCGCCGGTCACGAGCGGTGGGCCGCCTTCCGGGACGTCACCCGCGCCCGGGGTCTGGCGCAGCCGGAGCACCACGTGGTCGTGGGCGAGGGCTATTCGGAGCACGACGGCGAGGCCGCCCTGGCCCGCCTGCTGGCCGGCGACGACCCGCCCACGGCGGTGCTCGCCGGCAACGACATGATGGCATTGGGCTGCTACGCGGCGATCCGGCGGGCCGGGCTCACCTGCCCCCGGGACGTGTCGGTCGTCGGTTACAACGACATGCCGCTGACCGACCGGGTCGAGCCGCCCCTGACCACCGTACGGGTGCCGTACTTCGACGTCGGCCGGCAGGCGGCCGGGCTGCTGATCGAGGCACTGACGGTCGCCGACTCCACCGACCGCTCGGTCCGGCTGACCCCGCGCCTGGTGGTACGCGCCTCCACGACCACCAGCCCCCGCTAG
- a CDS encoding TetR/AcrR family transcriptional regulator, which translates to METGQIANGAERPRQACEPPSGPDGLAGQGLRDRKKAATSMALHEAAMRLAIAHGLSEVTVEAIADEANVSRRTFSNYFANKEDALLYEDRVRVRRLLDEARSRPADESAWQVLRQVAASRYADWDELDPRWVAQTRLIRQHPSLRAQQMAVHANTERDLAEAISRRTADPMAARLMVAAFLAAQRIAVETWLEGQGARPLAEVMEHALDLVGRRFE; encoded by the coding sequence GTGGAGACCGGGCAGATCGCGAACGGCGCAGAGCGACCGCGGCAGGCGTGCGAGCCGCCGTCCGGGCCCGACGGCCTCGCCGGGCAGGGGCTACGCGACCGGAAGAAGGCGGCGACCAGCATGGCGCTGCACGAGGCGGCGATGCGGCTGGCGATCGCGCACGGGCTGTCGGAGGTCACCGTCGAGGCGATCGCCGACGAGGCCAACGTGTCGAGGCGCACATTTTCCAACTACTTCGCCAACAAGGAGGACGCGCTCCTCTACGAGGACCGGGTCCGGGTCCGCCGGCTGCTCGACGAGGCCCGGTCCCGCCCGGCCGACGAGTCGGCGTGGCAGGTGCTGCGCCAGGTCGCCGCGTCCCGGTACGCCGACTGGGACGAACTGGACCCGCGGTGGGTCGCCCAGACCCGGCTGATCCGGCAGCACCCGTCGTTGCGGGCGCAGCAGATGGCCGTACACGCCAACACCGAACGCGACCTCGCGGAGGCGATCAGCCGGCGGACCGCCGATCCGATGGCGGCCCGCCTGATGGTCGCCGCCTTCCTTGCCGCCCAGCGGATCGCGGTCGAGACCTGGTTGGAGGGCCAGGGCGCCCGCCCGCTCGCCGAGGTGATGGAGCACGCCCTCGATCTGGTCGGCCGGCGGTTCGAGTAG
- a CDS encoding MDR family MFS transporter has protein sequence MSAPTTAAPSDPTRTAAVPPAHPDPGMTHRQTLESLSGLLLVLFVAMLSGTVVSTALPLIIGTLNGTQAQYTWVVTATLLTATATTPIWGKLADLFDKKKVVQVAIVLFVAGSLVSGLAQTAGQLIAARAFQGIGVGGLQALVQIVIAAMIPPRERGRYNGYVGAVMAVATVGGPLLGGLIVDVSWLGWRWCFFAGVPVAVLAFAVLHKTLRLPHVPRTGVRIDYLGAGLIAAGVSLLLVWVSFVGGSFGWLSWQTAAMVGGGVAVLGAALVVERRAAEPVVPLAIIRRRDTLLAIVASAAVGMAMFGGAVFIGQYFQTGRGYGPTEAGLLTIPMMAGLLVSSTVSGALISRTGRIKPYIVAGTVVLAVGLAALAVLDHETPLWFVGVGLALVGIGVGLSMQNLVLAVQNTVPLRELGAASASVAFFRSLGGTVGVSVLGAVLANRVAAGIGGGLAGADSGTSNLNTAALPEAAREVVRAAYGDATGLIFAICAGIAVIGVVAALLLKPVRLRTSLDLTAPAAGEAVAAPPPAVPGKAGTAVPTGAGTPVPTGAERTTRHTRC, from the coding sequence ATGAGCGCCCCGACCACCGCCGCCCCGAGCGACCCCACCCGCACAGCCGCCGTTCCGCCGGCACACCCGGACCCGGGCATGACCCACCGCCAGACCCTCGAGTCGCTCAGCGGCCTGCTGCTGGTGCTGTTCGTGGCGATGCTCAGCGGCACCGTCGTCTCCACCGCGCTGCCACTGATCATCGGCACGCTCAACGGAACACAGGCCCAGTACACCTGGGTCGTCACCGCCACGCTGCTCACCGCCACCGCCACCACACCGATCTGGGGCAAGCTCGCCGACCTGTTCGACAAGAAGAAGGTCGTCCAGGTCGCCATCGTGCTGTTCGTCGCCGGATCGCTGGTCAGCGGCCTCGCCCAGACGGCCGGCCAACTCATCGCCGCCCGCGCGTTCCAGGGCATCGGCGTCGGCGGCCTCCAGGCCCTGGTGCAGATCGTCATCGCCGCGATGATCCCGCCCCGCGAACGCGGTCGCTACAACGGTTACGTCGGCGCGGTCATGGCCGTGGCCACCGTCGGCGGCCCGCTGCTCGGCGGCCTGATCGTCGACGTCTCCTGGCTCGGCTGGCGGTGGTGCTTCTTCGCCGGCGTACCGGTGGCGGTCCTGGCCTTCGCGGTCCTGCACAAGACGCTGCGGCTGCCGCACGTGCCCCGGACCGGCGTCCGGATCGACTACCTGGGCGCCGGCCTCATCGCCGCCGGGGTCAGCCTGCTGCTCGTCTGGGTGTCCTTCGTCGGCGGGTCGTTCGGCTGGCTGTCCTGGCAGACCGCGGCGATGGTCGGCGGCGGCGTGGCCGTCCTCGGCGCCGCCCTGGTGGTCGAGCGGCGGGCCGCCGAGCCGGTCGTGCCGCTCGCCATCATCCGCCGTCGCGACACCCTGCTGGCGATCGTCGCCAGTGCCGCGGTCGGCATGGCGATGTTCGGCGGGGCGGTCTTCATCGGCCAGTACTTCCAGACCGGCCGGGGCTACGGGCCCACCGAGGCCGGCCTGCTGACCATCCCGATGATGGCCGGCCTGCTCGTCTCGTCGACCGTCAGCGGAGCACTGATCAGCCGTACCGGCCGGATCAAGCCGTACATCGTGGCCGGCACCGTCGTACTGGCCGTCGGGCTCGCCGCGCTGGCGGTCCTCGACCACGAGACGCCGCTCTGGTTCGTCGGCGTCGGGCTGGCGCTGGTCGGGATCGGGGTCGGCCTGTCGATGCAGAACCTGGTGCTGGCGGTGCAGAACACCGTGCCGCTGCGGGAACTCGGCGCGGCCAGCGCCTCGGTGGCGTTCTTCCGCTCACTCGGCGGCACCGTCGGGGTGTCGGTGCTGGGCGCGGTGCTCGCCAACCGCGTCGCCGCCGGAATCGGTGGCGGCCTGGCCGGCGCGGACAGCGGCACCAGCAACCTCAACACGGCGGCCCTGCCGGAGGCCGCCCGGGAGGTGGTCCGGGCCGCGTACGGGGACGCCACCGGGCTGATCTTCGCCATCTGTGCGGGCATCGCCGTGATCGGCGTGGTCGCCGCACTGTTACTCAAGCCGGTCCGGTTGCGCACCAGCCTCGACCTGACCGCCCCGGCGGCCGGGGAGGCCGTCGCGGCGCCACCACCCGCCGTACCGGGCAAGGCCGGTACGGCGGTCCCGACGGGTGCCGGCACGCCGGTACCGACCGGTGCGGAACGAACCACCCGGCACACCCGCTGCTGA
- a CDS encoding TerD family protein has protein sequence MTPADGALPAAGVVPAVAASRGRRRPDGPLAGRRILVLGGPHPAVARAREQITSLGGSAAVAAFLLDEYDRVRGAEDFVFYNQPAGGGVELGIDGGAEQSIRIDLADLPGRCVRVRVVAALSGDATFGAVGPVQVQAVPRVGQPFARATLDAATTERTMLLADVYRRGASWRLRVVGQGYGHGLAWLATTYGVRVDD, from the coding sequence GTGACGCCGGCCGACGGGGCGCTTCCGGCGGCCGGCGTCGTCCCGGCCGTCGCGGCCTCCCGGGGCCGGCGCCGCCCCGACGGTCCGCTGGCCGGCCGGCGGATCCTGGTGCTCGGCGGCCCGCATCCCGCCGTCGCGCGGGCCCGGGAGCAGATCACGTCCCTCGGCGGTTCGGCGGCCGTGGCCGCGTTCCTTCTCGACGAGTACGACCGGGTACGGGGCGCCGAGGACTTCGTCTTCTACAACCAGCCGGCCGGCGGTGGCGTCGAACTCGGCATCGACGGCGGCGCCGAGCAGAGCATCCGCATCGACCTGGCCGACCTGCCGGGCCGGTGTGTCCGGGTACGCGTCGTCGCGGCACTCAGCGGCGACGCCACGTTCGGGGCCGTCGGCCCTGTCCAGGTGCAGGCGGTGCCCCGGGTCGGGCAGCCGTTCGCCCGGGCCACCCTCGACGCCGCCACGACCGAACGCACCATGCTCCTCGCCGACGTCTACCGGCGTGGGGCGTCGTGGCGGCTGCGGGTGGTGGGCCAGGGCTACGGCCACGGGTTGGCCTGGCTGGCGACGACGTACGGTGTGCGGGTGGACGACTAG
- a CDS encoding exonuclease domain-containing protein encodes MTNDTRYAVVDVETTGLHPERDRVLSVAVVQVDRHGTVSDSWSTLVDPGCDPGPVHIHGLTPQRLAGAPRHGEIAPQFDDLLDGLLPDLRLGTVATHWGVLLVRAHDALEDATALAGVFRHSLAAADADGVPLPLVACEQATPWIRARPPRYEGGWLNPGRLDVGGNLVQGMRIAVTGATGLPARRSTAAATTPVWT; translated from the coding sequence GTGACCAATGACACCCGGTACGCGGTGGTGGACGTCGAGACCACCGGCCTCCATCCGGAACGGGACCGGGTGTTGTCGGTGGCCGTGGTGCAGGTCGACCGGCACGGCACGGTGTCCGACAGTTGGAGCACGCTGGTCGATCCCGGCTGCGACCCCGGCCCGGTGCACATCCACGGTCTCACCCCGCAACGGCTTGCCGGGGCACCCCGGCATGGCGAGATCGCCCCACAGTTCGACGATCTGCTCGACGGCCTGCTGCCCGACCTCAGGCTCGGCACGGTCGCGACGCACTGGGGCGTACTGCTGGTCCGGGCGCACGACGCGCTCGAGGACGCCACCGCGCTGGCCGGGGTCTTCCGGCACAGCCTCGCCGCCGCCGACGCGGACGGGGTCCCGCTGCCGCTGGTGGCGTGCGAGCAGGCGACGCCGTGGATCCGGGCCCGGCCGCCACGCTACGAGGGTGGCTGGCTCAATCCCGGTCGGCTCGACGTCGGCGGCAACCTCGTGCAGGGGATGCGGATCGCGGTCACCGGTGCGACCGGGTTGCCCGCGAGGAGATCTACCGCCGCTGCCACGACACCGGTCTGGACGTGA
- a CDS encoding SMI1/KNR4 family protein, whose translation MSAIYREQEPPAPSDRLDLLERRLGRPLPADYRRYLTESDGGWLADNTGAVKNIFGVGDVPDSASLWEVLDVYRHRVPAWLLPVADDEYGNLICLSLRDTDLGTVWFWDHEEEAGDGAPAEDNIAVRAGSWEQFLETLRPVDR comes from the coding sequence GTGAGTGCCATCTATCGTGAACAGGAACCACCGGCCCCCTCGGACAGGCTCGATCTGCTCGAACGACGCCTTGGCCGACCGCTGCCCGCTGACTATCGGCGGTATCTGACCGAGAGCGATGGTGGATGGCTCGCCGACAACACCGGGGCGGTGAAGAACATCTTCGGGGTGGGGGACGTTCCCGATTCCGCGAGTCTTTGGGAAGTCCTCGACGTCTACCGGCACCGGGTGCCGGCCTGGTTGTTGCCAGTCGCCGATGACGAGTACGGCAACCTGATCTGTCTCTCGCTGCGTGATACCGACCTGGGCACCGTCTGGTTCTGGGATCATGAGGAGGAGGCCGGCGACGGGGCGCCGGCCGAGGACAACATCGCCGTGCGTGCGGGCTCCTGGGAGCAGTTCCTGGAGACACTGCGGCCGGTCGACCGGTGA
- a CDS encoding DUF6244 family protein has product MVSLVDIVQSGVQAVIAGIDRARLETAVAEDAAQRIAQHAIATGFIGVAQNIAIVREVIGQVQVGIGSLSLLAGQASATVRVVPRQRTPEETVAVLTPLSGKLDELRACAISCVAQIELAKQRTRSALQGAEPGAMSNRLAAIQQVLVTVNARVLEIQRHVEQAVIEARRIGDGEKRQGRRSGRSGAQPDRRTAYRFQRPRAGGVAIMKGRSADS; this is encoded by the coding sequence ATGGTGTCTCTGGTCGACATCGTCCAGTCGGGCGTCCAGGCGGTGATCGCCGGTATCGACCGTGCTCGGCTGGAGACCGCTGTTGCCGAGGACGCTGCGCAGCGGATCGCTCAGCACGCCATCGCCACTGGCTTCATCGGAGTTGCCCAGAACATCGCGATAGTCCGCGAGGTGATCGGCCAGGTCCAGGTCGGTATCGGGAGTCTGTCCCTACTGGCAGGTCAAGCCTCGGCGACGGTGCGCGTCGTTCCGCGGCAACGTACGCCAGAGGAGACCGTCGCGGTATTGACACCGTTGTCGGGAAAACTGGATGAGCTGCGCGCCTGTGCCATCAGTTGTGTCGCCCAGATCGAGTTGGCGAAGCAGCGGACAAGATCGGCGCTGCAAGGCGCCGAACCTGGAGCGATGTCGAACCGGTTGGCGGCGATCCAACAGGTTCTGGTCACGGTCAACGCGCGTGTCCTCGAGATTCAGCGCCACGTCGAGCAAGCGGTCATCGAGGCCAGACGCATCGGTGACGGGGAAAAGCGTCAAGGGCGTCGGTCCGGACGATCCGGCGCCCAGCCCGATCGCCGCACCGCGTACCGATTCCAAAGGCCCCGCGCCGGCGGTGTGGCAATCATGAAAGGCAGGAGCGCCGACTCATGA
- a CDS encoding Fur family transcriptional regulator encodes MTDPGRHMDARAMVRGAGLRVTNQRIQVLEDLAAHPHSTADAVHARVGAQLGSISKQAVYDVLWALGEAGLVRRIEPAGSPAIFETRTRDNHHHLVCRSCGVIADVDCATGEPPCMTPSDDHGFAVDEAEVIFWGLCPTCRG; translated from the coding sequence ATGACCGATCCCGGACGGCACATGGACGCGCGAGCGATGGTGCGCGGTGCGGGACTGCGGGTGACCAACCAGCGCATCCAGGTGCTCGAGGATCTCGCCGCCCATCCGCACTCGACCGCGGACGCCGTACACGCCCGGGTGGGGGCGCAGCTCGGATCGATATCGAAGCAGGCCGTCTACGACGTGCTGTGGGCGCTCGGCGAAGCGGGTCTGGTCCGCCGGATCGAACCGGCCGGGTCGCCCGCCATCTTCGAGACGCGCACCCGCGACAACCACCACCATCTGGTCTGCCGCTCGTGCGGGGTGATCGCCGACGTCGACTGCGCGACGGGCGAGCCGCCGTGCATGACCCCGTCCGACGACCACGGCTTCGCCGTGGACGAGGCCGAGGTCATCTTCTGGGGACTGTGCCCGACCTGCCGAGGTTGA
- a CDS encoding acyltransferase family protein, with protein MWRAAALVRVVYYHIFGGAWLTLLFPAMGLMFTLGGSLMARSLDRGGRRAVGARLRRLLPPIWAFGLVAVGLLVYAGWRTPPPTTLGWADLVWWLFPARVPPVGGDAWAWTFVAVLWYITTYLWLVLLSPALLALFRRWPWPSLAAAVLLPVAMLFDVVTVGGYFAEQADHVSAYLALWMLGFAHHDGLLRRIPARRYALGVGVLAVAGAVWVCVAALTTTGTFDLNRIPAGKTLWSIAFVAAVLRFRPRVEWLERIKPLDRVVDLLNGRAVTIYLWHMPAALLAALLFTPSGFEPGVTEIVLRLALVWLLVGIAVVLFGWVEDLAARRRPTLLPRPSAPRAAGAGAAGTGGPPAPALPALPAGPTAPIGPTPATVAALVPAGPAVPPAVSMPPAVAVPPDRPVGRPTGHWNRLMVAGVAAVAVALAGAAAKVVPGPVGGNEQVQAENARYLSDMLLVVDGTPAVDQPEPEPRTRPGAVDLDGATYPNAVVVAAPSRLRVTPPTGCEQLRAVIAVADADADDVEVTFTVQADGEAVYGSGPRTRVSAAEQIDIGIPAATVVDLVATSATGNASAIWADARFVCPS; from the coding sequence CTGTGGCGCGCGGCGGCCCTGGTACGGGTCGTCTACTACCACATCTTCGGCGGTGCCTGGCTGACCCTGCTGTTCCCGGCGATGGGTCTGATGTTCACCCTCGGCGGCTCGCTCATGGCCCGGTCCCTGGACCGGGGCGGCCGGCGGGCGGTCGGCGCGCGGCTGCGCCGGCTGCTGCCGCCGATCTGGGCGTTCGGTCTCGTCGCCGTCGGCCTGCTGGTGTACGCCGGTTGGCGTACCCCGCCCCCGACCACGCTCGGCTGGGCCGACCTGGTCTGGTGGCTGTTCCCGGCCCGGGTGCCGCCGGTCGGCGGCGACGCCTGGGCCTGGACCTTCGTCGCCGTGCTCTGGTACATCACGACGTACCTGTGGCTGGTGCTGCTCTCGCCGGCCCTGCTGGCACTCTTCCGGCGCTGGCCGTGGCCGAGTCTGGCCGCCGCCGTCCTGCTGCCGGTCGCGATGCTGTTCGACGTGGTCACCGTCGGCGGCTACTTCGCCGAGCAGGCCGACCACGTCAGCGCCTACCTGGCGCTGTGGATGCTCGGGTTCGCCCACCACGACGGCCTGCTGCGGAGGATCCCGGCCCGCCGCTACGCCCTGGGGGTCGGGGTGCTCGCGGTCGCCGGTGCGGTCTGGGTCTGCGTCGCCGCGCTGACCACCACCGGCACCTTCGACCTCAACCGCATCCCGGCCGGCAAGACGCTGTGGTCGATCGCGTTCGTCGCCGCCGTGCTGCGGTTCCGCCCCCGCGTGGAGTGGCTCGAACGGATCAAGCCACTGGACCGGGTGGTGGACCTACTCAACGGCCGGGCCGTCACCATCTACCTGTGGCACATGCCGGCCGCCCTGCTGGCCGCGCTGCTGTTCACCCCGAGCGGCTTCGAGCCGGGGGTGACCGAGATCGTGCTGCGGCTGGCGCTCGTCTGGCTGCTGGTCGGGATCGCGGTCGTCCTGTTCGGCTGGGTGGAGGATCTCGCCGCCCGGCGCCGGCCGACGCTGCTGCCCCGACCGTCCGCACCGCGCGCCGCCGGCGCCGGGGCGGCCGGCACCGGCGGCCCGCCGGCCCCGGCCCTCCCGGCACTCCCGGCCGGCCCCACCGCGCCGATCGGGCCCACCCCCGCCACCGTCGCCGCCCTCGTCCCGGCCGGCCCAGCGGTGCCACCGGCCGTCTCGATGCCACCGGCCGTCGCGGTGCCACCGGATCGACCGGTCGGGCGGCCGACCGGGCACTGGAACCGGCTCATGGTCGCCGGAGTCGCGGCCGTCGCGGTCGCCCTTGCCGGCGCGGCGGCGAAGGTCGTGCCCGGCCCGGTGGGCGGCAACGAGCAGGTCCAGGCCGAGAACGCCCGCTACCTGTCCGACATGCTGCTGGTCGTCGACGGCACACCGGCCGTCGACCAGCCCGAGCCGGAGCCGCGTACCCGGCCGGGTGCGGTCGACCTGGACGGGGCCACCTATCCCAACGCGGTCGTGGTGGCGGCGCCGAGCCGGCTGCGGGTCACCCCGCCGACCGGGTGCGAGCAACTGCGGGCGGTCATCGCGGTCGCCGACGCGGACGCGGACGATGTCGAGGTCACGTTCACGGTGCAGGCCGACGGAGAGGCCGTGTACGGGTCGGGGCCGCGAACCAGGGTCAGCGCCGCCGAGCAGATCGACATCGGGATCCCGGCCGCCACCGTCGTCGACCTGGTGGCCACCAGCGCCACCGGGAACGCCTCGGCGATCTGGGCCGACGCCCGCTTCGTCTGCCCGTCCTGA